In Fibrobacter sp. UWR2, the following are encoded in one genomic region:
- the xseA gene encoding exodeoxyribonuclease VII large subunit, with translation MQYMTSIRNKLAETPAVWVHGVITRLIEKGKVVYISIADFEEGNVKPIATVDLTCFAGQFAALRAKTENAATPFAIKEQLKVCFQIKAEVYIPSGKLQAKILDIDPVYTLGELALTRMAILKRLASEGLLEKNKMLPLPLMPLCIGLITGENTAAYKDFTTRLDASPFKFRVVPVFATMQGNSTEASILNALETLRDNDEIDIVCIVRGGGAKTDLNYFDSEALCRAVANYPIPVFTGIGHEIDRSLLDEVAGVYCITPTDCAKRIVEIAQESWSKLIETAKEIANATRLTLANCTQQLNSAGLRLSQKVSARIQAEKTRHALIRANLQKDTRFVLRDEFARVDRNAEGLKQGSRKILDLAKTRFELIETKVKGVDPQNIIAKGYTLTLDASGKFVRNAAQLKSGDTLRTRFKDGTVESVVR, from the coding sequence ATGCAATACATGACGTCTATCCGGAACAAGCTTGCCGAAACGCCGGCAGTTTGGGTGCACGGGGTAATCACGCGCCTCATAGAAAAGGGCAAAGTCGTCTACATCAGCATCGCGGACTTCGAAGAAGGCAATGTCAAGCCCATCGCGACCGTAGACCTCACCTGCTTCGCCGGCCAGTTTGCAGCCCTCCGCGCAAAAACTGAAAATGCGGCAACGCCGTTTGCCATCAAGGAGCAACTCAAGGTCTGTTTCCAGATCAAGGCCGAAGTCTATATCCCGAGCGGAAAACTGCAGGCAAAGATCCTCGACATCGACCCGGTCTATACACTCGGAGAACTCGCCCTCACGCGCATGGCCATCTTGAAAAGGCTTGCAAGCGAAGGCCTGCTCGAAAAGAACAAGATGCTCCCCCTGCCCCTGATGCCATTGTGCATAGGGCTCATTACCGGCGAAAACACCGCGGCCTACAAGGATTTTACTACAAGGCTCGACGCTTCGCCCTTCAAGTTCAGGGTCGTGCCCGTATTTGCCACCATGCAGGGGAACTCTACAGAAGCAAGCATACTCAATGCACTTGAAACCCTGCGTGACAACGACGAAATTGACATCGTGTGCATTGTGCGCGGGGGCGGTGCGAAAACGGACCTGAACTATTTTGACAGCGAAGCGCTCTGCCGTGCGGTAGCGAACTACCCCATTCCGGTGTTCACGGGCATCGGGCACGAAATTGACCGAAGCCTGCTCGACGAGGTAGCAGGAGTCTACTGCATTACGCCCACAGACTGTGCCAAGCGCATTGTCGAAATTGCACAGGAAAGCTGGAGCAAGCTTATAGAGACCGCAAAGGAAATTGCAAACGCCACAAGGCTCACGCTTGCCAACTGCACTCAGCAACTGAACAGTGCAGGGCTACGGCTAAGCCAAAAGGTTTCCGCACGCATCCAGGCCGAAAAGACAAGGCACGCCCTTATCCGCGCCAACCTCCAGAAAGACACACGGTTCGTACTGCGCGATGAATTCGCACGGGTCGACCGCAATGCGGAAGGCTTGAAGCAGGGGTCGCGAAAGATTCTTGACCTCGCGAAAACGCGTTTTGAACTCATCGAGACAAAGGTCAAGGGCGTAGACCCGCAGAACATCATTGCGAAGGGCTATACGCTCACGCTTGATGCAAGCGGAAAGTTCGTAAGGAACGCTGCCCAGCTAAAGTCCGGCGATACCCTGCGCACAAGGTTCAAGGACGGAACCGTAGAATCCGTCGTTCGCTAA
- the leuA2 gene encoding 2-isopropylmalate synthase LeuA2, which produces MNENNARQPFFYDVTLRDGNQALPKPWNNAQKKDVYLQLLKLGVQGAEVGFPASSEMDFESCKELAQLTAKMAEEGDEVAKRVVVSGLARCVESDIQRCWEAVQFAPHPRIHIFLATSQLSMEHVLHLTPEQVKEKAVHCVKFAKSLVGDKGDVEFSAEHFGDCLENMDFVIDVLKAVVEAGATTINLPNTVERYRPLLYVNQIKQVYEALPKDITISVHCHNDLGMATAATVESFFVGATQLEVALNGLGERCGNTNFYEVAVALHNSGVETGLHMERIYETAILISQWSGISIYSRAPLIGAEAIVHRSGIHQDGASKTKDMKKGAYRPIDYSIIGRHQNDALSFTSQSGRTAVYEIITKFGYKMTLAEAAELQPVLKACSEKEGELSAERVLDVFREQRVNVNGRLVFNNIEVIPDENRFIFHFKKDGEPLVRSITAEGPIEAALMLMREIGMPVELVKYRQLVVPEKDKLWAGRGLSRVQLKANGAEVEGRGVSSDTLKANMRAIFGGVNLLYKK; this is translated from the coding sequence ATGAACGAGAATAACGCAAGACAACCCTTCTTTTACGATGTCACCCTGCGTGACGGCAACCAGGCGCTCCCGAAGCCCTGGAACAACGCCCAGAAAAAGGACGTTTACCTGCAGCTGCTCAAACTCGGCGTGCAGGGTGCCGAAGTCGGCTTCCCGGCTTCGTCCGAGATGGATTTTGAATCGTGCAAGGAACTGGCGCAGCTCACCGCGAAGATGGCCGAGGAAGGCGACGAGGTGGCAAAGCGCGTGGTTGTCTCGGGCCTGGCCCGCTGTGTGGAAAGTGATATCCAGCGCTGCTGGGAGGCGGTTCAGTTTGCGCCGCACCCGCGAATCCATATCTTCCTTGCGACAAGCCAGCTCTCGATGGAGCACGTGTTGCACCTGACCCCTGAACAGGTCAAGGAAAAGGCGGTTCACTGCGTGAAGTTTGCGAAGTCGCTCGTGGGCGACAAGGGCGATGTGGAATTCAGTGCCGAGCATTTCGGTGACTGCCTCGAGAACATGGATTTTGTGATTGACGTGCTGAAGGCCGTGGTCGAAGCCGGTGCGACGACCATCAACCTGCCGAACACGGTGGAACGCTACCGCCCGTTGCTGTACGTGAACCAGATCAAGCAGGTGTACGAGGCGCTGCCGAAGGACATCACGATTTCGGTGCACTGCCACAACGACCTGGGCATGGCGACTGCCGCCACGGTCGAAAGTTTCTTTGTTGGCGCAACCCAGCTGGAAGTTGCCCTGAACGGCCTGGGTGAACGCTGCGGCAACACGAACTTCTACGAAGTCGCGGTCGCTCTGCACAATTCCGGCGTAGAGACCGGCCTGCACATGGAACGCATTTACGAAACGGCCATCTTGATTTCCCAGTGGTCGGGTATCAGCATTTACTCCCGCGCTCCGCTGATCGGTGCCGAAGCCATCGTGCACCGTAGCGGCATCCACCAGGATGGCGCCTCCAAGACGAAGGACATGAAGAAGGGCGCCTACCGCCCCATCGACTACTCCATCATCGGCCGCCACCAGAACGACGCCCTGAGCTTCACGAGCCAGAGCGGGCGTACCGCCGTGTACGAGATTATCACGAAGTTCGGCTACAAGATGACGCTCGCCGAAGCCGCCGAACTGCAGCCGGTGTTGAAGGCCTGCAGCGAAAAGGAAGGCGAACTCAGCGCCGAACGCGTGCTGGACGTGTTCCGCGAGCAGCGCGTGAACGTGAACGGCCGCCTGGTGTTCAACAACATCGAGGTCATCCCCGACGAGAACCGCTTCATTTTCCACTTCAAGAAGGACGGCGAACCGCTGGTGAGGTCCATTACGGCGGAAGGCCCGATCGAGGCCGCCCTCATGCTCATGCGCGAAATCGGCATGCCGGTGGAACTCGTCAAATACCGCCAGCTCGTGGTGCCCGAGAAGGACAAGCTGTGGGCGGGCCGCGGGCTTAGCCGCGTGCAGCTGAAGGCGAACGGAGCCGAGGTGGAAGGTCGCGGCGTCTCTAGCGATACGCTCAAGGCCAACATGCGCGCCATCTTCGGCGGCGTGAACCTCTTGTACAAGAAATAA
- a CDS encoding type IV pilus twitching motility protein PilT — translation MADLRIEQLLRAMVENKASDLHIRSGVPPIYRINGSLTKLFETRVDSAMMDSFMDDIMNRDQKQRFETNKECDFAVGARDMGRFRVNVFRQRGTIAMVIRHIKAKIPAFEELHLPEVIRDMALTRRGLVLVTGTTGSGKSTTLASMLDYINQTEPVNIITVEDPIEYLYRDNKAIISQREIGVDTLSYANALRAALRQDPDVLLVGEIRDLETMQIALTAADTGHMVFATIHTTNATETIQRVLSMYPPHQHDEIRILLSEVLAGIISLRLLPTADGKGRVPAAEVLVNTAAIKEYIRDKDKLSMVEHAIAEGHMQYRSQTFDQALLELYRTEQISLETAMNAATNKDDFDLKIRGISGTSDRGWM, via the coding sequence ATGGCTGATCTTAGAATTGAACAGTTGCTCCGCGCCATGGTCGAAAACAAGGCTTCGGACTTGCATATCCGTTCCGGCGTTCCGCCTATTTACCGTATTAATGGCTCGTTGACTAAGTTGTTCGAAACTCGCGTCGATTCGGCCATGATGGATTCCTTCATGGACGATATCATGAATCGCGACCAGAAGCAGCGCTTCGAGACGAACAAGGAATGTGACTTTGCCGTGGGCGCCCGCGACATGGGCCGTTTCCGCGTGAACGTATTCCGCCAGCGTGGTACAATCGCTATGGTTATCCGCCATATCAAGGCGAAGATCCCTGCTTTCGAAGAACTCCATTTGCCCGAAGTCATTCGCGACATGGCGCTTACGCGTCGTGGACTTGTGCTTGTTACGGGTACGACGGGTTCGGGTAAGTCGACGACGCTTGCTTCCATGCTGGATTACATCAACCAGACGGAACCGGTGAATATCATTACGGTCGAAGACCCTATCGAATACCTGTACCGCGACAACAAGGCGATTATCTCGCAGCGTGAAATCGGCGTGGATACGCTTTCTTATGCGAACGCACTGCGTGCCGCTCTCCGTCAGGACCCGGACGTGCTCCTGGTGGGCGAAATCCGTGACCTCGAGACGATGCAGATTGCGCTTACTGCGGCCGATACGGGCCACATGGTGTTTGCTACTATCCATACGACGAATGCGACGGAAACTATCCAGCGTGTGCTTTCGATGTACCCGCCGCACCAGCACGACGAAATTCGTATCCTTCTTTCTGAAGTACTTGCGGGAATCATTTCGCTGCGTCTGTTGCCGACTGCCGATGGCAAGGGCCGTGTGCCTGCTGCCGAAGTGCTCGTGAATACGGCTGCCATCAAGGAATACATCCGCGATAAGGATAAGCTTTCGATGGTGGAACATGCCATTGCCGAAGGCCACATGCAGTATCGCAGCCAGACGTTCGACCAGGCTCTGCTCGAACTCTACAGGACAGAACAGATTTCGCTGGAAACAGCCATGAATGCCGCCACGAACAAGGACGATTTCGACCTCAAGATTCGCGGTATTTCTGGCACATCCGACCGCGGCTGGATGTAG
- a CDS encoding Trm112 family protein, which yields MFDYKLLDILCCPETRGRLAVADDALLSLLNKAIAAGTLKNAAGEKISEPLTEALVNEAGSRAYVVRDGIPVLLSDEAVLLPLEG from the coding sequence ATGTTCGATTATAAACTTTTGGATATTCTTTGCTGCCCTGAAACTAGGGGGAGACTCGCTGTGGCGGATGATGCCCTCCTTTCCCTCCTGAACAAGGCTATTGCTGCCGGTACGCTCAAGAACGCCGCCGGTGAGAAAATTTCTGAACCTCTGACCGAGGCCCTCGTGAACGAGGCGGGCTCCCGAGCCTATGTCGTCCGCGATGGGATTCCTGTCCTTTTGTCTGACGAAGCTGTTCTGCTTCCCTTGGAGGGATAA
- a CDS encoding endonuclease: MRRAVIFSLSLIALFATFSEARVDPTAAPHHYNYRDASKQLRRVYYGDLQETLYCGCKYDDKKNVDFSSCDFKPRENPNRKSYKRAERIEWEHMVTAHNMGHFLPCWKDGGRKNCSANDTTFKLMEGDMHNLYPAIGEVNGDRNNFMYSQWTNNPEPMYGGCKTIVDFKEKKAQPREEARGIIARASFYMEKTYGVKLSNQDRKLFEAWDKMYPVTEKECERDRRIFKVQGDHNPFVYEKCPH; this comes from the coding sequence ATGCGCCGAGCCGTCATTTTTTCGCTTTCCCTGATTGCGCTTTTCGCAACATTTTCCGAAGCGCGCGTAGACCCGACAGCAGCACCCCACCATTACAACTACCGCGATGCAAGCAAACAGCTGCGGCGCGTATATTACGGCGATTTGCAAGAGACGCTTTACTGCGGATGCAAATACGACGACAAGAAGAACGTCGACTTTAGCAGCTGCGATTTCAAGCCGCGCGAAAACCCGAACCGCAAAAGCTACAAGCGGGCAGAACGCATCGAGTGGGAACACATGGTAACCGCCCACAACATGGGGCACTTTCTGCCCTGCTGGAAGGACGGCGGTCGCAAGAACTGCAGCGCGAACGACACCACGTTCAAACTGATGGAAGGCGACATGCACAACCTCTACCCCGCCATCGGCGAGGTGAACGGGGACCGCAACAACTTCATGTATAGCCAGTGGACCAACAATCCAGAACCGATGTACGGCGGCTGCAAGACCATCGTCGACTTTAAGGAAAAAAAGGCGCAGCCCCGCGAAGAAGCCCGTGGGATCATCGCGCGCGCAAGTTTCTACATGGAAAAGACGTATGGCGTGAAGCTATCGAACCAGGACCGCAAACTCTTCGAAGCCTGGGACAAGATGTACCCCGTCACCGAAAAGGAATGCGAACGCGACCGCCGCATCTTCAAGGTACAGGGCGACCACAATCCGTTCGTGTACGAAAAATGCCCGCATTGA
- a CDS encoding type II toxin-antitoxin system Phd/YefM family antitoxin, with protein MAKTVTAMEARQNFGNLLNQVSLSQEEIVIERAGKPLARLVNVSSARSGGELDFRDIGKLPNGIWEER; from the coding sequence ATGGCAAAGACCGTCACCGCCATGGAGGCGAGGCAGAATTTCGGCAACTTGCTGAATCAGGTCTCGCTCTCGCAAGAAGAAATCGTGATTGAGCGTGCGGGCAAGCCGCTCGCGCGTCTCGTGAACGTTTCCTCTGCGCGTTCCGGCGGTGAACTGGACTTCCGCGATATCGGCAAGCTTCCGAACGGTATATGGGAGGAGCGCTAG
- a CDS encoding DUF4398 domain-containing protein, whose protein sequence is MKYRIFAAGLAVTALAFLSGCAGSVNASKSIEFADANKTIAEEVKADASQMESANAKLDSAKALQADGEEEEAAALAEQSTLEYRLAVANAERDAAKKEDERVEKELRGDVERKLIYQSILDKEVKNGGAK, encoded by the coding sequence ATGAAATACAGAATTTTTGCAGCGGGCCTAGCCGTTACGGCGCTCGCATTCCTGTCCGGCTGTGCTGGTAGCGTAAACGCCTCCAAGTCGATTGAATTTGCCGACGCCAACAAGACTATTGCCGAAGAGGTGAAGGCTGACGCCTCCCAGATGGAATCGGCTAACGCAAAGCTTGATTCTGCAAAGGCCTTGCAGGCCGATGGCGAAGAAGAGGAAGCTGCCGCCCTCGCTGAACAGAGCACCCTTGAATACAGGCTTGCTGTTGCAAACGCTGAACGCGATGCCGCCAAGAAGGAAGACGAACGTGTCGAAAAGGAACTTCGTGGTGATGTCGAAAGAAAACTCATTTACCAGAGCATCCTTGATAAGGAAGTTAAGAATGGAGGGGCCAAGTAA
- a CDS encoding OmpA family protein produces the protein MKMKNLFAISAFAASFCFAAEETAPAAEAAEVAEPSAVETCKASIDAASKDIPANAIAAKYSLAAAKATLADLDAANNDDPESEKTAALAAKCDIYAKIIAAQVETQKLRNHTAENWEKRAATARSIEAIQEQIGQARSGKVNDLEAEKAKMKDQEARLQAEMQQNQEKFQAEAAAKEAALKAANEREANLQKQQADLQKQQADLQKQLEAEKKALAEERAKAEARQAEAMNKLNELQSKLIQVTKDARGIILSMSDILFDVNKASLKADLKTSLAKVAGILSVYQQFNVSIEGNTDNTGSEEHNMKLSQQRADNVMKFLVDQGIDASRLTAKGLGMSMPIADNKTKEGRQKNRRVDLVIQDKALQQNAEPAAAPAEPAAAPAAAPEAK, from the coding sequence ATGAAGATGAAGAATTTGTTTGCCATTAGCGCATTTGCCGCTTCTTTCTGCTTTGCTGCAGAAGAGACTGCCCCGGCTGCCGAGGCCGCCGAAGTTGCTGAACCGAGTGCTGTTGAGACCTGCAAGGCCTCGATCGATGCCGCCTCCAAGGACATTCCTGCGAACGCCATTGCGGCAAAGTATTCCCTTGCCGCTGCCAAGGCGACTCTTGCCGATTTGGATGCCGCCAATAACGACGATCCGGAATCTGAAAAGACCGCGGCCCTTGCCGCCAAGTGCGATATCTATGCAAAGATTATTGCTGCTCAGGTTGAAACCCAGAAGCTGCGCAACCATACCGCCGAGAACTGGGAAAAGCGTGCCGCCACGGCCCGCTCCATCGAAGCTATCCAGGAACAGATTGGCCAGGCCCGTAGCGGTAAGGTGAACGACCTCGAAGCCGAAAAGGCCAAGATGAAGGACCAGGAAGCCCGCCTCCAGGCCGAAATGCAGCAGAATCAGGAAAAGTTCCAGGCTGAAGCTGCCGCCAAGGAAGCCGCCCTCAAGGCTGCCAACGAACGCGAAGCCAACCTCCAGAAGCAGCAGGCCGACTTGCAGAAGCAACAGGCTGACCTGCAGAAGCAGCTCGAGGCCGAAAAGAAGGCCCTCGCTGAGGAACGCGCCAAGGCCGAAGCCCGCCAGGCCGAAGCCATGAACAAGCTGAACGAACTCCAGTCCAAGCTCATCCAGGTGACGAAGGACGCCCGCGGTATTATCCTGTCCATGTCCGACATCCTGTTCGACGTGAACAAGGCTTCCCTCAAGGCCGACCTCAAGACGAGCCTTGCTAAGGTTGCCGGTATCCTTTCTGTGTACCAGCAGTTCAACGTCTCCATCGAAGGTAACACCGACAACACGGGTTCCGAAGAGCACAACATGAAGCTCTCGCAGCAGCGTGCCGACAACGTGATGAAGTTCCTCGTGGACCAGGGAATTGACGCTAGCCGCCTTACCGCCAAGGGTCTCGGCATGAGCATGCCGATTGCCGACAACAAGACGAAGGAAGGCCGCCAGAAGAACCGCCGCGTGGACCTCGTCATTCAGGACAAGGCCCTGCAGCAGAACGCCGAACCGGCAGCAGCACCTGCTGAACCGGCCGCCGCTCCGGCAGCAGCTCCTGAGGCTAAGTAA
- a CDS encoding folylpolyglutamate synthase/dihydrofolate synthase family protein codes for MQFAGMEYLESRLMFGMVPGLESTRALCDALGNPEKKFKSIHVVGTNGKGSTSYYLAGILKAHGLKTGLYVSPHLVNLRERIRVDDIPIPAEDLDRLLLKVKAAADSVSAGRVAAGASPVEPTFFEVLTLVAFLYYAEQKIDVAVLEAGMGGRLDSTAVAGGEIAVVTSIGLEHTEVLGPTESAILREKMGVVGESRERAAGKRFVLGGLSKTLLDEALEHAAQLGCKCIVPEIREDIVLPNLGHHYIENASLSLAAAAQFIDGAQFATAAQFKYDDALALKTLATRSWAGRMQALMGPDGKARIILDGAHNSHAVRRLVETLDKYYPGKKFHCLFGALKDKDVGEMLKLMAPHVACWHITKTPYPRFRELVDLRSEMQALGLPVSSEGELSRSYLDQVLAARDSSAGTMDGNADAPLLITGSLYMLGACIELLKDDFAELEFFRGLEPTTNEHR; via the coding sequence ATGCAATTTGCCGGTATGGAATATCTGGAATCGCGCCTGATGTTTGGGATGGTTCCCGGGCTCGAATCGACGCGTGCGCTTTGCGATGCTCTCGGTAATCCCGAAAAAAAGTTCAAGTCTATCCATGTGGTGGGTACGAACGGGAAGGGGTCTACGAGTTACTATCTGGCAGGCATCCTTAAGGCGCACGGGCTCAAGACGGGCCTGTATGTAAGCCCGCACCTGGTGAACTTGCGGGAACGAATCCGCGTAGATGATATCCCGATTCCGGCAGAAGATTTGGACCGCTTGCTACTAAAGGTGAAGGCTGCCGCAGATTCCGTGTCGGCGGGGCGTGTTGCCGCCGGTGCATCTCCGGTTGAGCCCACGTTTTTTGAAGTCCTTACGCTGGTAGCGTTCCTCTACTATGCGGAACAAAAGATTGATGTCGCTGTGCTTGAGGCTGGCATGGGCGGCAGGCTCGACAGCACCGCTGTTGCCGGCGGCGAGATTGCCGTCGTTACAAGCATCGGGCTCGAACACACTGAAGTCCTCGGGCCTACGGAATCGGCAATCCTCCGCGAGAAGATGGGCGTTGTCGGTGAATCGCGCGAACGCGCCGCCGGGAAGCGCTTCGTTCTGGGCGGGCTTTCAAAGACGCTTCTCGACGAAGCGCTTGAGCATGCCGCCCAGCTCGGCTGTAAGTGTATCGTTCCCGAAATCCGCGAAGACATTGTGCTCCCGAACCTCGGGCACCATTACATCGAAAATGCGAGCCTTTCGCTGGCGGCAGCCGCGCAGTTTATAGACGGCGCGCAGTTTGCAACCGCCGCGCAGTTTAAATACGACGATGCCCTCGCGCTTAAGACTCTCGCGACCCGCTCGTGGGCGGGGCGCATGCAGGCGCTCATGGGCCCAGACGGCAAGGCGCGTATCATTCTGGACGGGGCTCACAATTCGCATGCCGTTCGCCGCCTGGTGGAAACCTTGGACAAGTATTACCCGGGGAAAAAGTTCCACTGCCTGTTCGGCGCCCTCAAGGACAAGGATGTAGGGGAGATGCTCAAGCTCATGGCGCCTCATGTCGCCTGCTGGCATATTACAAAGACGCCTTACCCGCGCTTCCGTGAACTTGTTGACTTGCGTAGCGAAATGCAGGCGCTTGGCCTTCCGGTATCAAGCGAAGGCGAACTTTCCCGCAGTTATCTGGACCAGGTGCTGGCTGCGCGCGACAGTTCGGCTGGCACAATGGACGGCAATGCAGATGCCCCGCTCCTGATAACGGGTAGCCTCTATATGCTTGGTGCCTGCATAGAACTTCTGAAAGATGACTTTGCGGAACTGGAGTTTTTCCGCGGGCTCGAACCCACGACAAACGAACACCGCTGA